TTTCTTCTCTCCCATGACTAAGCTCATGAGAAAGAGGTTCAGGTTGACCCAATTCGTTTCCCTCCTTTTTTTGGAGGGGGTCAATTTTCAACCGCCGTATGGGGTCAGTTTATCACCGCCGATGACATAGCCATCAAGGGCGAACAGCACCACTGCCGTATGTTCAAGGACTGGTGGTGCGTCGCCGGCCCCATCAACGACCCATCAGGCGATATTATAGGTTACCTGGACATTTCGATGTACGCCGAAAAAGAACTCGGCCCTGCCGTGGCGCTTTTGAAAACGCTGATCGCTTTGATTGAAAAGGAATTCTTGCTTTTGGAGCTTCAGCAAAAACTTAAGCAAATGGACGTAAAAATAACACCTAGTCCTGCCCTACCCTCGGAAATAGAACGGGAGCTTACATTGCGCGAACGTGA
This window of the Bacillota bacterium genome carries:
- a CDS encoding helix-turn-helix transcriptional regulator translates to MFKDWWCVAGPINDPSGDIIGYLDISMYAEKELGPAVALLKTLIALIEKEFLLLELQQKLKQMDVKITPSPALPSEIERELTLREREVAELLLSRLTNEEIAQRLQITAGTLKTHRKNIFYKLGVHNLNELLSRYCRK